TCTCGCTCGCTTCCAAAGCGAACTGCACATTTTCTATAATTTCCACGGTCTACATTACTGAGGATTCGCCTCACTGGTTGGCAAGCTGTAACTAAGCAAATCCAACCCTTCACCAGTCATTCAATTGCATGCTCTGCGAGTCTTGACCTCAACAAAGACCATAAGTTTCTACCAGGGCTGATTCATTTGAAACAATTGCGAATACCTCACACTTTGTCCAAAATCCTGCGAATCATAGACTCGCGGGCCTCAATACTTTCACACAACTTCATCTGCACCCGTGCACGATTGAGGTTATGCGATTCATAATCGGTTTTGAAATATACATCTCCGGCCAGATAATCGCTGAAGAATCGAATCACCAATTCAAAGGTCAGTAACCGTATGGAATCATACATGTAGTGCTGATCTGCATCCGTAAGAAATTCCCCAGCCTGCTTTTGGTAGCCTTTCATCAAGGCTTCAAACGAATCCAAATCGATAAATACTTTACTCAGGTCTTTCTCTTCTTCTCCAGCAGGATTGCAGGACGAACGCACACTGTCGCCTATATCGTAGTGAATCAATCCTGGCTTCACCGTATCCAGATCAATAATCGCCGTTCCCTTCCCCGTAATATCGTCGATCATGATATTGGTAATCTTGGGATCACCATGAATCGCTCGGACCTTCAACTCACCTCGTTCACGAGCATCTTCCAAAACAGAAGCGAATTCGCGTCTCTCCTGAATGTAAGCCTCTACACGTCGGGCTTCAGATGATCCCTTTAATCGATCCTGAGCATACTCGGTTTGAACAACCTCGTCATGGTAGGCCAGGTAGCTGGGCGTTATGTGGAACCCAGGTAAGGTATCGCCCAGTTCATCCACCGGAAAATCGGCAATGGTCTTCTGAAAATGTCCAAGCACATAGCCTGCCTCATGCGCATGTTCCACATTAAGCACTTGTTCGTGGGATGTTGCTGAAGAAATCATCGACAAAGCACGCCAATAATTCCCCTCAGCATCGACAAAGAAGTCCTTTCCATCCTTGGTCTTCATCACGAGAGGCAATTGCCAAATTCGATTAGACTTACTGGCCTGCTCGTCCAATCGCTTATGCGCATAATCAGTAATGGCACGCATATTCGACATCACCAGGTCGGGCTTTGGAAACACATGGTGATTAATACGCTGGAGAACAAATTGTGTCTCAGAGAAACTCGTTCTAGTGATGACTCGATACGTGTCGTTGACATTTCCAGTGTCAATATTGAGCACAGTCACTACCTGTCCGTGCACATCAAATTCTGCAGCAATAGATTCGGGGGTCATTTTTGAATATTAAGGAAAACTTAAGCCTAGGTGTCTCCCACGATGCCTGTCTACTTCATTCCTCTAATACATCGGGCAAACGATGAAGGATTTCATTACCATATCACTTTATACCACAACCGTTCTTTAACTCCTTGATTCATCCATTGACTCTGAAATCATTCAGAGACTCATGGAAAGCACACCTTTACGCACTTCGGTAATCGGCAGCTACCCATTCCCAGGATGGTTAGAATTTGCCTCACAGAACCTCACTCAGTTTGGAGAAAACGACATCAAGGAAATGCAAGACGATGCTGTCATTGCAGCTATCCACGACCAGACCACAGCTGGGCTCGATGTAATTACCGATGGCGAACAAACGCGTTTCGATTTTAATCTATCCTTCTATGGTTACCTGGAAGGGATCGAATTAGAGAGCGCCTCTCCACGCATCTACGGTCCTCCTGCTCACGACCAGCGAGGTAAGCACGCCATATCGGGTGAGTTGGCAGCTCCCAATGGTCTGGGTGCGGTAGAAGAATTTGAACGGCTCAAACGATTGGCACCTGAGGGGCAGGCATTAAAAGCAAGTATACCAGGCCCTTTTACACTCAGCGGTCGCCTACTCCCTAACGATCAGTACACCAATCGTTACGAGATCACCGAAGCTTTGCTTCCCATCGTCCAAAAAGAAATCGAGGCATTGGTTGAAGCTGGGTGTGAAGAGATCTGCGTCGATGAACCTTCCATGAGCTGCTATGCTTACAAAGCGGATCCTGAGGTGTTCGTAGATTTGTTCAATCGCACGGTGGAACCGGCTGCAGGAAAAATTCGCGTATGCTCCCATCTCTGTTTCGGGAATTACAAAGCACGTGGAGTAGGAAAACGGACACCACGAGCTATGTTTCCGGCCTTCCTCGATATGCATGTGGACGAGATGCACATCGAAACCTGCACCACCAATTTTGTCTTCCTCGATTTGATCGAAGCCATCAGCAAGAAGATCGATGCCGCGGTCGGCATTATTGATGTAAAGAGTTACTACATCGAAACTCCTGAAGACGTAGCAGCCATCATTAAACGCTGCCTAGAATTCGCTCCACCCGAGCGCCTCGTATTTGCACCGGATTGTGGGCTTTCTCAAACCGCCCGCTGGGCAGCCAAACAAAAGCTACAAAACATGGCAGCAGGTGCTAAGTTAGTTCGCAAAGAATTGGGCCTACCCAACGCTTGATGAAACCAGCTTTTCAAAAAGACGAAGCGCTGCTTGAGGACATTGATGCGGCGCGTAAAGACAATTCCGATACACTCTACACCTGGTGGCTTGGGCAAAGCGGTTTCCTTGTCATGTGCGGTGGCAAAACCGTGCTTTTCGATCCCTACCTATCCGACTCACTTACCAGAAAGTATGCCGAGGCTGATAAGCCTCACACACGCATCACCGAACTCGTAGTTGATCCTTTCCAACTAAGAGGAATCGATTTTATCACCTCGAGCCACAACCATACTGATCATCTCGACCAAGAAACACTGGCCGCTTTATTTGAGGCAAATCCTGACACTCAGTTTATCATCCCGGAAGCCAATCGCGATTTTGTTGCGACCCGAATGGGATGCGATCCCGATTGGCCGATAGGCATGAACGATGGCATCTCCATGGAGATAGATGACGTATCATTCCATGGTCTGGCTTCAGCTCATGACGAACTAAAAACCAACGACAAAGGTGAACACCACTTCATGGCGTTTGTAATTCAACTCGGCCCTTGGACGATTTATCATAGCGGAGATACACGACTCTATGAAGGACTCGTAGACCGCTTAAACCAACACAGCATCGATCTAGCCTTCCTCCCCATTAACGGTTACAAACCTGAACGTCGAGTGGCCGGCAACCTGAACTCCGAAGAGGCCGCTCAATTAGCCGCAGACTGTAATATACGAACCAGCATCCCCCACCACTACGACCTGTTCGAATTTAACACTGCCGACCCCATCGACTTCGGCACAGCCTGCGCTCAGCATAACGTCACCTGCCAAATTCTCCGCAACGGCGAACGCGCCACCCTCATTAAATAAATTCAGCCTTCATCCTTCCACCTTCAGCCTTTCAACAAACCACTCGTCCCCCGCCCCTCGCCACACGTCCCGTTCACCATGACTCCAACTCAAGACTACTTAGAAAAATCCCGCGGCCTCATTGACACCATTGCCGCCCAGGAAGACGCCATCGGCACAGCAGCTGATTGGTTTGCCGAAACCATCTTGGCCGGTCGCATGGTCCATCTCTTTGGCTCCGGTCACAGCCGCATCATGCCCGAAGAAATGTGGCCGCGATACGGTTCGTTCCCTGGGTTCAATCCCATCGTCGAATTGTCCCTCACATTCCACAACCTGGTGGTCGGTGCTAATGGACAACGCCAGGCCATGTATCTGGAAAACGTCTCCGGGCTGGCGGAACAGATCCTGCGCAATTTCGATCTGAGTGAACATGACAGCGCACTCGTCGTATCCTCGAGTGGCTGCAATCGCGTACCGATTGAAATAGCCGAAGGCTTTCAAAAAGCCGGTATCAAAGTAGTCGCCATCCTCAGCAAGCAACATTCAGCCGCTTCCTCCACAAAGGACGACCGCGGTAAAAAGCTGTCTGACTTCGCTGATCTAGTCCTCGACTCGGGCGTACCCGTCGGTGATGCCATGGTCAAGATTGACGGACTAGACACACCCGTTTCTCCCGGTTCAACGGTCGCCGGTTGTCTGCTGGTCAACTCGATCAAAGCAGAAGTCGCCAAGCGCCTCACGGATGCCGGACACCCGCCCAAAGTCCTCACCGCGGGAGCCGTTATCGGATCGGAGCGCGCCAACGAATTATTCCAGTCCGCTTACGATGAGCATGGACGTTTGATCGCCCAGTACTATTCTGAATTAGGAAAGTAAGATATGAGCAAGCATTGGAAAATCACCGGAATTAATTTTGACCACTTTCACATCGGGGATCTGCTTCGGCAGACCTTCGACCATCCCAACGCCGAAATTGTCGGCGTCTGCGACGATGATCCGCCTCGCATGGAAGAAGCCATTGAAAATTTCTCTATCCCATCCGAGCGAGTCTTCACGGATATCGACGAGTGCATGAAAGCAGCGGACCCAGATCTCGTCATTATCTGTGC
This genomic stretch from Opitutia bacterium ISCC 52 harbors:
- a CDS encoding aminoglycoside phosphotransferase family protein, which produces MTPESIAAEFDVHGQVVTVLNIDTGNVNDTYRVITRTSFSETQFVLQRINHHVFPKPDLVMSNMRAITDYAHKRLDEQASKSNRIWQLPLVMKTKDGKDFFVDAEGNYWRALSMISSATSHEQVLNVEHAHEAGYVLGHFQKTIADFPVDELGDTLPGFHITPSYLAYHDEVVQTEYAQDRLKGSSEARRVEAYIQERREFASVLEDARERGELKVRAIHGDPKITNIMIDDITGKGTAIIDLDTVKPGLIHYDIGDSVRSSCNPAGEEEKDLSKVFIDLDSFEALMKGYQKQAGEFLTDADQHYMYDSIRLLTFELVIRFFSDYLAGDVYFKTDYESHNLNRARVQMKLCESIEARESMIRRILDKV
- a CDS encoding methionine synthase — protein: MESTPLRTSVIGSYPFPGWLEFASQNLTQFGENDIKEMQDDAVIAAIHDQTTAGLDVITDGEQTRFDFNLSFYGYLEGIELESASPRIYGPPAHDQRGKHAISGELAAPNGLGAVEEFERLKRLAPEGQALKASIPGPFTLSGRLLPNDQYTNRYEITEALLPIVQKEIEALVEAGCEEICVDEPSMSCYAYKADPEVFVDLFNRTVEPAAGKIRVCSHLCFGNYKARGVGKRTPRAMFPAFLDMHVDEMHIETCTTNFVFLDLIEAISKKIDAAVGIIDVKSYYIETPEDVAAIIKRCLEFAPPERLVFAPDCGLSQTARWAAKQKLQNMAAGAKLVRKELGLPNA
- a CDS encoding MBL fold metallo-hydrolase → MKPAFQKDEALLEDIDAARKDNSDTLYTWWLGQSGFLVMCGGKTVLFDPYLSDSLTRKYAEADKPHTRITELVVDPFQLRGIDFITSSHNHTDHLDQETLAALFEANPDTQFIIPEANRDFVATRMGCDPDWPIGMNDGISMEIDDVSFHGLASAHDELKTNDKGEHHFMAFVIQLGPWTIYHSGDTRLYEGLVDRLNQHSIDLAFLPINGYKPERRVAGNLNSEEAAQLAADCNIRTSIPHHYDLFEFNTADPIDFGTACAQHNVTCQILRNGERATLIK
- a CDS encoding SIS domain-containing protein, which translates into the protein MTPTQDYLEKSRGLIDTIAAQEDAIGTAADWFAETILAGRMVHLFGSGHSRIMPEEMWPRYGSFPGFNPIVELSLTFHNLVVGANGQRQAMYLENVSGLAEQILRNFDLSEHDSALVVSSSGCNRVPIEIAEGFQKAGIKVVAILSKQHSAASSTKDDRGKKLSDFADLVLDSGVPVGDAMVKIDGLDTPVSPGSTVAGCLLVNSIKAEVAKRLTDAGHPPKVLTAGAVIGSERANELFQSAYDEHGRLIAQYYSELGK